In one Bryobacteraceae bacterium genomic region, the following are encoded:
- the secF gene encoding protein translocase subunit SecF, with protein MELFKNTNYDFLGKTTPFLILSGLLLAAGIGSLVMKGGPKYGIDFRGGTVTYVRFASDPDEDKIRKALSATIAGEVSVQPIVGANEVMIGTELKSEKELDAARQKMAETLDATFNPGKDPSKEFHRMGVDRLVEALGGPLQNASVALSNEELRKLAAAIMEYRNTPPRSGLIRSFDELSAVPGVTPAVINTMKEQLTLAPFVVRNFELVGPKIGEELRWQAIKATLLALAGMLIYIGFRFEWVYGVAAVLAVFHDTIITVGLFSIFNKEISLTVLAALLTLVGYSMNDTIVVFDRIRENLKMLRKEKFADLVNLSINQTLSRTVLTSGLTFLSVLALWLFGGQVLNGFSFALVVGILVGTYSSIFIASPVLIYWHERTEAGKRSTVAVAPVAKETKREAPKSAPRKTTKAAK; from the coding sequence ATGGAGCTATTCAAGAACACTAACTACGACTTTTTGGGCAAGACGACGCCGTTCCTTATTCTTTCTGGTTTGCTGCTTGCAGCCGGGATCGGCAGTCTTGTGATGAAGGGTGGTCCAAAGTACGGGATCGACTTCCGGGGCGGTACTGTAACGTACGTCCGTTTCGCATCCGACCCCGACGAGGATAAAATCCGTAAAGCCCTATCGGCCACCATCGCCGGCGAAGTGAGCGTACAGCCTATCGTCGGCGCAAACGAAGTGATGATCGGAACCGAACTCAAATCGGAGAAAGAACTCGACGCCGCCCGGCAGAAGATGGCCGAAACGCTCGACGCGACGTTCAATCCGGGCAAGGATCCCTCCAAGGAGTTCCATCGGATGGGCGTTGACCGGCTCGTTGAAGCGCTGGGCGGACCGCTGCAGAACGCCTCGGTGGCGCTGTCGAACGAGGAACTGCGAAAGCTGGCCGCGGCCATCATGGAGTACCGCAACACGCCCCCGCGGTCTGGCCTGATCCGGTCGTTCGACGAGTTGAGCGCGGTGCCCGGGGTAACGCCGGCGGTCATCAACACCATGAAGGAACAGTTGACGCTGGCTCCGTTCGTGGTCCGGAATTTCGAACTCGTCGGCCCGAAGATCGGTGAGGAACTGCGCTGGCAAGCCATCAAGGCGACGCTGCTGGCTCTGGCCGGGATGCTGATCTACATCGGCTTCCGGTTTGAGTGGGTGTACGGTGTGGCCGCGGTGCTGGCCGTGTTCCACGATACGATCATCACCGTCGGTCTGTTTTCGATCTTCAACAAGGAGATCTCGCTCACCGTGCTGGCCGCGCTTCTCACCCTGGTCGGCTACTCGATGAACGACACGATCGTCGTGTTCGACCGGATTCGGGAAAACTTGAAGATGCTGCGCAAGGAGAAGTTCGCCGACCTGGTGAATCTCAGCATCAACCAGACGCTGAGCCGAACGGTGCTCACTAGCGGGTTGACCTTCCTCAGCGTCCTGGCGCTGTGGCTGTTCGGCGGTCAGGTGCTGAACGGGTTCAGTTTCGCGCTCGTCGTTGGAATTCTCGTGGGAACGTATTCGTCGATTTTCATCGCCAGTCCGGTCCTGATTTATTGGCACGAGCGGACCGAGGCGGGCAAGCGCTCTACCGTCGCGGTGGCGCCGGTTGCGAAGGAAACCAAGCGGGAGGCGCCGAAGAGCGCACCTCGGAAGACTACGAAGGCTGCCAAGTAA
- the secD gene encoding protein translocase subunit SecD: MNSNLRAKGLVIAGVILLCAYFIFGIPKSKDELVNNFRENIKLGLDLKGGSHLVVQIQVQDAFKSEADTVIERLKEAMAKGGVSYGTMERNDPQTLAEADTITITVKGVPLDKTGPFRTLVTEQAPSWNLTALNSTDYTLKMKTSEALQLSKDTVERAIQTIDKRINGLGLTESTVQQRGRSDADAEVMIQMPGVDDPARVKQILSTAAVLELGEVRDGPFPSLDAALSRFNGVLPLNSKLVPALSRAGEPGEAYYVLARTPVVTGRDIRNARASRDEFGKWETDFTLSQDAARRFGSFTEANINNRMAIVLDGKVRSAPTIQSRIDDSGRITGAGTEQEASDLALVLRAGSLPAGLSYLQETTVGPSLGADSIRQGFMAGLVGLVAVVAIMLLYYKLSGVNATLALVLNGLILIAALGYFGAVLTLPGIAGVILTIGMAVDSNVLIFERIREELRTGKAIPAAIDAGFGRAFLTIIDTHVTTIVSCAILFLFGSGPVKGFAITLVIGLLANLFTATFVSRTMFEWQVARNPRMESLSI, translated from the coding sequence ATGAACAGCAATCTGCGCGCGAAAGGGCTTGTGATCGCGGGAGTGATCCTGCTCTGCGCCTACTTCATTTTTGGGATCCCGAAGTCGAAGGACGAACTGGTCAACAATTTTCGCGAGAACATCAAGCTCGGGCTCGACCTGAAAGGCGGCTCGCACCTCGTCGTCCAAATCCAGGTTCAGGACGCGTTCAAGTCCGAAGCCGACACGGTCATCGAGCGGCTGAAAGAGGCGATGGCCAAGGGTGGCGTCTCCTACGGGACCATGGAGCGCAACGATCCGCAGACGCTCGCCGAAGCCGACACGATCACGATCACCGTAAAGGGCGTGCCGCTCGACAAAACCGGACCGTTCCGCACGCTCGTCACCGAACAGGCGCCGTCGTGGAACCTCACCGCGCTCAACAGCACCGACTACACGCTGAAGATGAAGACGTCGGAGGCGCTGCAACTCAGCAAGGACACCGTGGAGCGCGCGATTCAAACGATCGACAAGCGCATCAACGGGCTGGGCCTTACTGAGTCCACGGTGCAGCAGCGCGGCCGCAGTGACGCCGATGCCGAAGTGATGATCCAGATGCCCGGCGTCGACGACCCAGCGCGCGTCAAGCAGATTCTCTCCACCGCCGCCGTGCTCGAGTTGGGCGAAGTTCGCGACGGTCCATTCCCGAGCCTGGACGCCGCACTGTCGCGGTTCAACGGCGTGCTCCCCCTCAACAGCAAGCTGGTGCCGGCGCTGTCGCGGGCTGGCGAGCCGGGAGAAGCCTACTATGTGCTGGCGCGGACTCCCGTCGTTACCGGACGCGACATCCGCAACGCCCGCGCTTCCCGGGACGAGTTCGGCAAGTGGGAGACCGATTTCACGCTGTCGCAGGACGCGGCCCGGCGGTTCGGCTCCTTCACCGAGGCCAATATCAACAACCGAATGGCGATCGTCCTTGACGGCAAGGTGCGCTCGGCGCCGACGATCCAGAGCCGCATCGACGACAGCGGGCGCATCACCGGAGCCGGCACTGAACAGGAAGCGTCGGATCTCGCGCTCGTGCTGCGCGCCGGGTCGCTGCCGGCCGGGCTCTCCTATCTGCAGGAGACCACCGTCGGACCGTCGCTTGGGGCCGACTCCATTCGCCAGGGTTTCATGGCCGGTCTGGTGGGATTGGTCGCCGTTGTGGCGATCATGCTGCTGTACTACAAGCTGAGCGGCGTGAACGCCACGCTGGCGCTGGTGCTGAACGGCCTGATTCTCATTGCCGCGCTTGGCTATTTCGGCGCCGTCCTGACGCTTCCCGGCATTGCCGGCGTCATTCTCACGATCGGCATGGCCGTCGATAGCAACGTACTGATTTTCGAGCGCATCCGCGAGGAATTGCGGACCGGTAAGGCGATTCCGGCGGCCATCGACGCCGGATTCGGGCGCGCATTCCTGACGATCATCGACACCCATGTGACGACGATCGTGAGCTGCGCGATTCTGTTTCTCTTTGGTTCGGGGCCGGTGAAGGGATTCGCCATCACGCTGGTGATTGGCCTGCTTGCCAACCTGTTCACGGCGACCTTCGTGTCGCGCACGATGTTCGAGTGGCAGGTGGCTCGGAATCCCCGCATGGAGAGTTTGAGTATTTGA
- the yajC gene encoding preprotein translocase subunit YajC yields MLQSAGGAANPIVGFLPMILIFGIFYFLLFLPMQRQKKAQQQMLADLKNGDMVQTSGGLIGVIHSINNDDTLVLRVKPDNVKVLVARAAVSGLRNPEESK; encoded by the coding sequence TTGCTGCAAAGCGCCGGTGGCGCGGCCAACCCGATTGTCGGGTTCCTGCCGATGATCCTGATCTTCGGCATTTTCTACTTCCTGTTGTTCCTCCCGATGCAGCGTCAGAAGAAGGCGCAGCAGCAGATGCTGGCGGACCTGAAGAACGGGGACATGGTGCAGACCTCCGGGGGGCTGATCGGCGTTATCCACTCGATCAACAACGACGATACACTGGTGCTTCGGGTGAAGCCGGACAATGTGAAGGTGCTCGTGGCGCGCGCCGCGGTCTCGGGCCTCCGGAATCCCGAAGAGAGCAAATAG
- the tgt gene encoding tRNA guanosine(34) transglycosylase Tgt: MPALRFEIQAECSTTGARAGLLHTPHGTVETPVFMPVGTQASVKGLTTKHLAEDVGARIILGNTYHLHLRPGHQTVQRLGGLHGFMQWDRAVLTDSGGFQAFSLSQLTKVDEGGVTFRSHLNGDAHRFTPASTVDVQRALGSDIMMVLDECLAYPSSHEAAKHSMLRTARWAREAFAHFDACMLAPPNGLPQALFPIVQGGMYADLRRECARRLVDLDAEGYAIGGLSVGEPRDLSMAMTEASVPELPRLKPRYVMGVGAPEELARYVARGTDMMDCVMPSRNARNGCLFTSEGRVVIKHARYKDDPRPVDPACGCYTCRTYSRAYLRHLFQAGEMLFCTLGTIHNLRRYLDIMAQIRQSIFLGTFPQYVNAASTSNLPESSDYGSAAGVL, from the coding sequence GTGCCGGCCCTACGCTTCGAGATCCAAGCCGAATGTTCCACGACGGGCGCGCGCGCCGGTTTGCTGCATACGCCGCACGGGACCGTCGAGACCCCGGTCTTCATGCCCGTGGGCACGCAGGCGAGCGTGAAGGGGCTCACCACGAAACACTTGGCCGAGGATGTCGGCGCGCGGATCATCCTTGGCAACACCTACCATCTGCACTTGCGGCCCGGCCACCAGACCGTGCAACGTCTCGGCGGATTGCATGGCTTCATGCAGTGGGACCGCGCGGTCCTCACGGACTCCGGCGGGTTCCAGGCCTTCAGCCTCTCCCAACTCACCAAGGTGGACGAGGGCGGCGTCACGTTCCGGTCCCACCTCAACGGCGATGCGCACCGCTTCACGCCGGCATCCACCGTGGATGTTCAGCGCGCCCTTGGTAGCGACATCATGATGGTGCTGGACGAGTGCCTCGCATATCCGTCGAGCCACGAAGCCGCGAAGCATTCCATGTTGCGAACGGCGCGCTGGGCGCGTGAAGCGTTCGCGCATTTCGACGCGTGCATGCTGGCGCCTCCGAACGGGCTTCCGCAGGCGTTGTTCCCGATCGTTCAGGGTGGGATGTATGCGGATCTGCGCCGCGAGTGCGCCCGGCGCCTGGTTGATCTCGACGCCGAAGGCTACGCGATCGGCGGACTGTCGGTGGGCGAACCGCGCGACCTCAGCATGGCCATGACGGAAGCGTCCGTCCCGGAACTGCCGCGCCTCAAGCCACGCTACGTGATGGGTGTGGGCGCGCCGGAGGAACTCGCCCGGTACGTAGCCCGTGGTACGGACATGATGGATTGCGTCATGCCGTCCCGGAACGCACGGAACGGATGCCTGTTCACCAGCGAGGGCCGAGTGGTGATCAAGCACGCCCGCTACAAGGACGACCCCCGGCCGGTGGACCCGGCGTGCGGCTGTTACACGTGCCGCACGTACTCGCGCGCCTACCTTCGCCATTTGTTCCAAGCTGGCGAAATGTTATTTTGTACGCTCGGAACCATTCACAACCTGCGCCGGTACCTTGACATCATGGCCCAAATCAGGCAGTCTATTTTCCTTGGGACCTTCCCGCAGTACGTAAACGCCGCCAGTACTTCCAATCTTCCGGAAAGCTCCGATTATGGGTCTGCGGCGGGAGTCTTGTGA
- a CDS encoding NfeD family protein, whose translation MIDLSIPWWAWVGGGLLLMAAETTVPTSFYAFFFGVAAVITGGVVAAGLAPSFEAQGITLVIVAIAAVMVRRPIIQRFQLQPETREIDTLVGETAIALETLNPDEVGKAELRGTAWNARNVGDSPIPAKTRCRVERVDGLTIHIRP comes from the coding sequence ATGATTGACTTGTCTATTCCGTGGTGGGCGTGGGTGGGAGGCGGGCTCCTGCTGATGGCCGCGGAGACGACGGTGCCCACCAGCTTCTATGCTTTTTTCTTCGGTGTCGCCGCGGTGATTACCGGCGGCGTGGTGGCGGCCGGACTCGCCCCGTCGTTCGAGGCGCAGGGGATCACGCTCGTCATCGTCGCCATCGCGGCGGTGATGGTGCGGAGACCAATCATCCAGCGTTTCCAGCTGCAACCGGAAACGAGGGAGATCGATACGCTCGTCGGAGAGACCGCCATTGCGCTCGAGACGCTGAATCCGGACGAGGTGGGCAAGGCGGAGTTGCGCGGCACGGCCTGGAACGCGCGCAACGTGGGCGATTCGCCGATCCCGGCGAAGACGCGCTGCCGCGTGGAGCGCGTCGACGGGTTGACGATTCACATCCGGCCGTAG
- a CDS encoding helix-turn-helix domain-containing protein, which yields MGLADLLRRHEGKTLEFKQDLSSPDRILKCLVAFANTAGGTLVIGVEDGTKRVRGVADVLRAEEKVANLIADSIRPRLIPDIEIWPWRKTNVLTVEIHPSNTRPHHIERMGPAGGVFIRVGSTNRKADPAQIDELKSMNRTGTYDEQAIPEMKSEALDFRLASELLKHKAVGPSTWGDIRVTTQYQRRTVPTIGGLLLFGKNRFGLFPDSWIQAGRFRGADKSRLVDSVVIRSYLPLAAEEAIAFVQKHLTREAVIRGPRREDRWSVPPVAIREAIVNAVVHADYAQAGSPIRVAVFDDRIEIVNPGLLPFGLTLEDVHNGVSKLRNRVIAKFFAELGLIEQWGSGIQRMAAVCDEAGLPAPVLEELGAHFRVTISSVRMKAPIVHDRDRKILDLLRDGKPRKTSVIARKIGISERATLTRLKSLVGRGLLVEIGMGPHDPKRQYAIA from the coding sequence ATGGGACTGGCCGATTTGCTGCGGCGCCACGAAGGCAAGACGCTCGAGTTCAAGCAGGACCTCTCCTCGCCGGACCGCATTCTGAAGTGCCTGGTCGCGTTCGCGAACACGGCTGGAGGCACGCTGGTGATCGGCGTCGAGGACGGAACCAAGCGCGTCCGCGGCGTCGCCGATGTGCTTCGCGCGGAAGAGAAGGTCGCGAATCTGATCGCGGACTCCATCCGTCCGCGGCTGATTCCGGATATCGAGATCTGGCCGTGGCGCAAAACGAACGTTCTCACGGTGGAGATCCATCCGAGCAACACGCGGCCGCACCACATCGAGCGAATGGGGCCCGCCGGAGGCGTGTTCATCCGTGTCGGCTCAACCAACAGGAAAGCCGATCCCGCGCAGATCGACGAGCTCAAGAGCATGAACCGGACCGGGACCTACGATGAGCAGGCGATCCCGGAAATGAAGTCGGAAGCACTCGACTTCCGACTAGCTTCCGAGTTGCTCAAGCACAAAGCCGTGGGGCCGAGCACGTGGGGCGACATCCGCGTCACCACGCAGTATCAGCGGCGCACCGTTCCGACCATTGGCGGATTGCTGCTGTTCGGCAAGAACCGGTTCGGCCTTTTCCCCGACTCGTGGATCCAGGCCGGCCGCTTCCGGGGCGCGGACAAATCACGGTTGGTGGACTCGGTCGTGATTCGATCGTACCTTCCTCTCGCCGCCGAGGAAGCGATCGCGTTCGTCCAGAAGCACCTCACGCGCGAGGCGGTCATCCGCGGGCCGCGGCGTGAAGACCGATGGTCCGTGCCGCCGGTGGCGATTCGAGAGGCCATTGTGAACGCGGTTGTCCACGCTGACTACGCGCAAGCCGGATCACCCATCCGGGTGGCTGTTTTCGACGATCGGATCGAGATCGTGAATCCCGGGCTGCTTCCCTTCGGCCTTACGCTCGAGGATGTCCACAATGGTGTTTCCAAGTTGAGAAATCGCGTCATCGCGAAGTTCTTCGCGGAACTGGGCCTGATCGAGCAGTGGGGCAGCGGGATCCAGCGCATGGCCGCCGTCTGCGATGAGGCGGGATTGCCGGCGCCGGTGCTCGAAGAACTCGGCGCGCATTTTCGCGTCACGATCTCGAGCGTCCGCATGAAGGCGCCGATCGTCCATGACCGGGACCGGAAGATCCTCGACCTGCTCCGTGACGGGAAGCCCAGGAAGACGTCGGTGATCGCGCGCAAGATCGGCATTTCCGAGCGCGCGACGCTGACCCGGTTGAAGTCGCTGGTGGGCCGCGGCCTGCTGGTTGAAATCGGGATGGGGCCCCACGATCCGAAGCGTCAATACGCGATCGCCTGA
- a CDS encoding stomatin-like protein, which translates to MEGSFIVVLALMVLAIIVLAKTAIVVPQQSAFVVERLGRFAGTLEAGFHILTPFVDVVRYKHSLKETAIDIPEQICITRDNVQVGVDGVLYLKVLNPERASYGVANYVFAISQLAQTTLRSEIGKIDLDRTFEERANINASVVSELDKASDPWGVKVLRYEIKNITPPADVLAAMEKQMRAEREKRATILNSEGVRDAAINTAEGEKQKAIKASEARRQQQINEAEGEASAIMSIADATAEGIRRVAAAIQAPGGQQAVQLRVAEQYIEQFGSLAKTNNTMIVPSNLADVSSVLAAAMSVIKQSER; encoded by the coding sequence ATGGAAGGCAGTTTTATCGTAGTTCTCGCGTTGATGGTTCTCGCGATCATCGTCCTCGCCAAGACCGCCATCGTCGTGCCGCAACAATCCGCGTTCGTCGTCGAACGCCTTGGCCGCTTCGCCGGAACGCTCGAAGCCGGCTTCCACATCCTCACCCCCTTCGTCGACGTGGTCCGCTACAAGCACTCCCTGAAGGAAACCGCCATCGATATTCCAGAGCAGATCTGCATCACGCGCGACAACGTGCAAGTTGGCGTCGACGGCGTGCTGTACCTCAAGGTGCTCAACCCGGAGCGCGCCTCCTACGGCGTCGCCAACTATGTCTTCGCGATCTCGCAACTGGCCCAGACGACGCTCCGCAGCGAGATCGGCAAGATCGACCTGGACCGTACGTTCGAGGAACGCGCGAACATCAACGCATCGGTGGTCAGCGAGTTGGACAAGGCGAGCGACCCGTGGGGCGTGAAAGTGCTCCGCTACGAAATCAAGAACATCACCCCGCCCGCCGACGTGCTCGCGGCGATGGAGAAGCAGATGCGCGCCGAGCGCGAGAAGCGAGCCACGATTTTGAACTCGGAAGGCGTTCGCGACGCGGCCATCAACACCGCTGAGGGCGAAAAGCAGAAGGCGATCAAAGCCAGCGAGGCGCGGCGGCAGCAGCAGATCAACGAAGCCGAAGGCGAAGCCTCGGCAATCATGTCCATCGCCGACGCCACCGCCGAAGGCATCCGCCGCGTCGCCGCCGCCATTCAGGCGCCAGGCGGCCAGCAGGCGGTTCAACTTCGCGTCGCCGAACAGTACATCGAGCAGTTCGGAAGCCTGGCGAAGACGAACAACACGATGATCGTCCCGTCGAATCTCGCCGACGTCAGCAGCGTGCTCGCCGCCGCGATGTCGGTGATCAAGCAGAGTGAGCGTTGA
- the rseP gene encoding RIP metalloprotease RseP translates to MLLSFLVLIGVMIMIHELGHYWAARYFDVKVDAFSFGFGPRLFGFKRGETDFRVSLVPFGGYVKMAGEQPGDPVSDDPRSFLNKPRWQRVIIAFAGPFMNIVLAVGILTGLYMVKYPKTPDSSQPGTIGVVLPDSAAAAAGLREGDRVVAFDGKRDPGWEDILLTEIASVNRAIPVTVERDGQQLDLTVTPKLDERNGIGTIGWAEQSDVMISGVEPGMDAERQGLRGGDMMVSVNGVPVRSAYRLREIIKASNGSPVDVVYSREGKEHTVSVTPAERTLDDGTKSWMIGIAMAPRVTYVKLGFAEALTESVSRNLKSATLIYEMIKGIVQRRMSAKSLEGPIRIAQISGEAAREGPAAYLDLMSVVSLNLAVLNLLPIPILDGGVILLLLIEMLYRRDLSLRFKENVMKFGFVFLMMLVVFVLYNDITKVLTRG, encoded by the coding sequence ATGCTGCTTAGCTTTCTGGTCCTGATCGGGGTCATGATCATGATCCACGAACTGGGGCACTACTGGGCCGCGCGGTATTTCGACGTAAAAGTCGACGCCTTCAGCTTTGGATTCGGTCCACGGCTTTTCGGGTTCAAGCGTGGAGAAACGGACTTCCGCGTTTCGCTCGTGCCCTTCGGCGGGTACGTGAAGATGGCGGGGGAGCAGCCTGGCGACCCGGTTTCCGACGATCCGAGATCGTTCCTAAACAAACCGCGTTGGCAGCGGGTGATCATCGCCTTCGCCGGTCCCTTCATGAATATCGTGCTGGCAGTCGGGATCCTCACCGGGCTCTACATGGTGAAGTACCCGAAGACGCCCGATAGCAGCCAGCCCGGGACGATCGGTGTCGTGCTGCCGGATTCCGCCGCAGCCGCGGCGGGGCTCCGTGAAGGCGATCGGGTGGTTGCATTCGATGGAAAGCGCGATCCGGGTTGGGAAGACATTCTGCTCACCGAGATCGCAAGCGTGAATCGCGCGATTCCGGTGACGGTGGAGCGCGACGGCCAGCAACTGGACCTGACCGTGACGCCGAAGCTCGACGAACGCAACGGCATTGGCACGATCGGCTGGGCCGAGCAGTCCGACGTGATGATCAGCGGCGTGGAGCCGGGCATGGATGCCGAGCGGCAGGGGCTTCGCGGCGGCGACATGATGGTCAGCGTCAACGGAGTTCCGGTGCGCTCGGCCTACCGGCTGCGCGAAATCATCAAGGCGAGCAATGGGAGCCCCGTCGATGTTGTCTACTCCCGCGAAGGGAAGGAGCACACCGTGTCGGTAACGCCCGCAGAGCGGACGCTCGACGACGGGACAAAATCCTGGATGATCGGCATCGCGATGGCGCCACGGGTCACCTATGTGAAGTTGGGCTTTGCCGAGGCGTTGACCGAATCCGTCAGCCGGAACCTGAAGAGCGCGACGTTGATCTACGAGATGATCAAGGGCATCGTGCAGCGCCGGATGTCGGCGAAGTCGCTCGAGGGCCCGATCCGGATCGCGCAGATTTCGGGCGAGGCGGCGCGCGAGGGTCCGGCGGCCTACCTGGACCTGATGTCGGTGGTGAGCCTGAATCTGGCCGTGCTCAATCTGCTCCCGATCCCGATTCTCGATGGCGGCGTGATCCTGCTGCTGCTGATCGAGATGCTCTACCGGCGGGACCTCAGCCTGCGCTTCAAAGAGAACGTGATGAAGTTCGGGTTTGTCTTCCTGATGATGCTGGTCGTATTCGTTCTCTACAACGACATCACCAAGGTTCTAACGCGGGGCTGA
- the dxr gene encoding 1-deoxy-D-xylulose-5-phosphate reductoisomerase — MKSITILGSTGSIGASTLDVVRRRPDLFRIHALAAGTNAEALALQILEFRPSVSILETEDARRRLIQILEESPIPKSEWPYLELGTKARVQASTAAETDIVLSAIVGVAGLEATFAATRAGKTIGLANKETMVACGELVMEAAKSFGAEIIPVDSEHNGAHQCFRAGRRSEVTRLILTASGGPFRNTSASEMVSVTPEQALNHPTWKMGPRITIDSATMMNKGLEVIEACRLFGLGPDEVDVVVHPQSSVHAMVEYNDGSVVAQLSTTDMRMPIQYALTWPDRLEAPVPRMDWSAARTLEFFPPDLDRFPLLRLAYRAQREGGTAACTLNAADEVAVAAFLNGEIGFMEIAAVVEETLARVPVQVPASVEEVLAVDEQSRRAARGILEERTRVVTAS, encoded by the coding sequence ATGAAGTCGATAACCATATTAGGTTCAACAGGTTCCATCGGCGCCAGCACTCTTGACGTGGTCCGTCGCCGGCCCGACTTGTTCCGTATCCACGCTTTGGCTGCCGGTACGAACGCTGAGGCGCTGGCCCTCCAAATCCTGGAATTTCGTCCTTCTGTATCGATTCTGGAAACGGAAGATGCCCGGCGGCGTCTAATACAGATCTTGGAAGAAAGCCCTATTCCCAAATCGGAGTGGCCCTACCTGGAACTCGGTACCAAAGCCCGGGTTCAAGCCTCAACCGCAGCCGAAACCGACATTGTGCTGTCGGCCATCGTGGGAGTGGCGGGCCTGGAGGCGACTTTCGCCGCCACGCGTGCCGGCAAGACCATCGGCCTGGCGAACAAGGAGACCATGGTCGCCTGTGGCGAACTCGTCATGGAGGCGGCCAAGTCATTCGGCGCCGAGATTATCCCGGTAGACAGCGAGCACAACGGCGCGCATCAGTGTTTTCGAGCCGGCCGCCGAAGCGAGGTGACGCGGTTGATCCTCACCGCCTCGGGTGGCCCGTTTCGCAACACTTCGGCGTCGGAGATGGTTTCCGTGACGCCGGAGCAGGCTTTGAATCATCCAACCTGGAAGATGGGCCCGCGTATCACGATCGATTCCGCGACGATGATGAACAAAGGGCTGGAGGTGATCGAGGCCTGCCGCCTGTTCGGTCTTGGACCGGACGAAGTGGACGTTGTGGTGCATCCGCAGTCTTCCGTGCACGCGATGGTTGAATATAATGACGGCAGTGTGGTGGCGCAGCTCTCGACAACCGACATGAGAATGCCGATTCAATACGCATTGACGTGGCCGGATCGGTTGGAGGCGCCGGTCCCGCGGATGGACTGGTCCGCGGCGCGGACCCTCGAGTTCTTCCCGCCGGATCTCGACCGGTTCCCTCTGTTGCGGCTCGCCTACCGGGCGCAGCGCGAGGGAGGGACGGCAGCGTGCACGCTCAATGCTGCCGATGAAGTGGCGGTTGCTGCGTTTCTCAACGGCGAGATCGGATTCATGGAGATCGCCGCCGTCGTCGAGGAGACGCTCGCCAGGGTCCCGGTACAGGTTCCCGCCTCCGTCGAAGAGGTGCTGGCCGTGGATGAGCAGTCCCGGCGGGCGGCGAGGGGAATTCTTGAGGAACGGACGCGGGTGGTGACCGCGTCCTAA
- a CDS encoding NAD(P)-dependent oxidoreductase, with protein MAKLGFLGLGIMGYPMARNLARAGHDVAVWSHTAAKAAKLASEEKSVTACATPKEVASASECVFFCVGDDKMSDEVVFGSDGLAAGAAKGTVIVDTSTVSPSASVAMGKRLAEKGIEFLGAPCTGSKPGAEGGTLTFMIGGDKAVFERVKPYFEAMGKRLYYCGGPGMGLHAKLSQNLILSNLLQAFNEGMVLATKAGVDADLMLDILDNSAAKSGLIAFKAPYVFRRDFSTNFSVKWMHKDIGLMLQSAQELDVPVPLTSLTQQMFRAAIATGHGEEDICATIKVLEGLTGTEVKSSGGK; from the coding sequence ATGGCGAAACTCGGCTTTCTCGGACTTGGCATCATGGGCTACCCAATGGCGCGCAACCTGGCGCGCGCGGGCCACGACGTGGCGGTGTGGTCGCATACGGCCGCCAAGGCTGCAAAGCTCGCCTCTGAGGAGAAGAGCGTCACCGCGTGCGCCACTCCCAAAGAGGTCGCCTCGGCCTCGGAGTGCGTGTTCTTCTGTGTCGGCGATGACAAGATGTCGGACGAGGTGGTTTTCGGCTCCGACGGGCTCGCCGCCGGCGCGGCGAAGGGGACGGTGATCGTGGACACTTCCACGGTGTCGCCTTCGGCGAGCGTGGCGATGGGCAAGCGGCTGGCCGAGAAGGGGATTGAGTTCCTCGGGGCTCCCTGTACCGGGTCCAAGCCGGGGGCCGAAGGTGGCACGCTCACCTTCATGATCGGTGGCGACAAGGCGGTCTTCGAGCGGGTGAAGCCCTACTTTGAGGCGATGGGCAAGCGGCTGTACTATTGCGGCGGCCCGGGCATGGGGCTCCATGCCAAGCTCTCGCAGAATCTCATCCTTTCCAATCTGCTGCAGGCGTTCAACGAAGGGATGGTGCTGGCTACCAAGGCCGGCGTCGACGCCGACCTGATGCTCGACATCCTGGACAACTCGGCGGCCAAGAGCGGCCTGATCGCCTTCAAGGCGCCGTATGTCTTCCGGCGCGATTTCTCCACCAACTTCTCCGTGAAGTGGATGCATAAGGACATCGGGTTGATGCTACAGAGCGCCCAGGAGTTGGACGTGCCTGTTCCGTTGACATCCCTCACGCAGCAGATGTTCCGGGCGGCAATCGCCACCGGACACGGGGAAGAGGATATCTGCGCCACTATCAAGGTGTTGGAAGGGCTGACAGGGACAGAAGTGAAGTCGTCGGGCGGAAAATGA